Proteins encoded together in one uncultured Desulfosarcina sp. window:
- a CDS encoding iron-sulfur cluster assembly scaffold protein, with the protein MKAEKIKDQLVYEAQEKDENDSIKRLLADSGYSEKAIDYYLRRPHFGEIPNADIVAELTGSCGDKMKIYIVTVNGMVSNAKFQVMGCAGAITSAMAVVDLIKGNSL; encoded by the coding sequence ATGAAAGCAGAAAAAATAAAAGATCAGCTCGTATATGAGGCACAGGAGAAGGACGAGAACGACTCAATTAAACGCCTTTTAGCCGATTCAGGCTATTCTGAAAAGGCTATCGACTATTATTTAAGAAGACCGCATTTCGGGGAGATACCCAATGCGGATATTGTTGCTGAATTGACAGGTTCATGTGGCGATAAAATGAAAATTTATATCGTTACGGTCAATGGCATGGTGAGTAATGCGAAATTCCAGGTGATGGGTTGTGCAGGAGCTATCACTTCTGCCATGGCTGTAGTCGACTTAATTAAAGGGAATAGTCTATAA
- a CDS encoding methyltransferase domain-containing protein, with protein MNRENRNDNPQENRGRCGHKGHGPSSAWMHEPKTVFRHLPLRDGHVFVDLGCGAGDYTIEAAKIVGSGGNVYAFDKWQYLIDSLSKIATSLGLSNIVALTADITSPLPMQNSSVDIVFIATVLHIFKLKTTGPSIFFRGIQNAQTGRLSGHCGV; from the coding sequence ATGAATCGTGAAAACAGGAATGATAACCCGCAAGAGAATCGCGGTAGGTGTGGGCACAAAGGCCATGGTCCTAGTAGCGCATGGATGCACGAGCCAAAAACGGTATTCAGGCACTTACCGTTGAGAGACGGGCATGTGTTTGTCGATTTGGGTTGCGGTGCCGGAGATTACACAATCGAGGCAGCAAAAATTGTCGGTTCCGGTGGCAACGTGTATGCGTTCGACAAATGGCAATATCTGATCGATAGCCTGTCGAAAATAGCGACATCCCTGGGACTCAGCAATATTGTGGCCTTAACTGCGGATATTACCTCCCCGCTGCCGATGCAGAATAGTAGTGTGGATATCGTGTTTATCGCCACGGTGCTTCATATTTTCAAACTAAAAACAACAGGGCCGTCAATTTTTTTCAGAGGTATTCAGAATGCTCAAACCGGAAGGTTGTCTGGCCATTGTGGAGTGTAA
- a CDS encoding metal-dependent transcriptional regulator, which translates to MKEGPVEHKHASIMDITATMEDYLKVIFDLDKTKKMVRVKDIANRLGVKMSSVTSMLKKLAKYGLVRYRKYEYVELEETGADFAQEVCKRHMILVRFLSDILTVDKKTAAKEACKMEHLISLETLGNLNDFMNFVESCPNARVSWPVRFKTYRENGCRLGICKQSGTNAAKT; encoded by the coding sequence ATGAAAGAAGGACCCGTTGAACATAAGCATGCAAGCATAATGGACATCACGGCGACCATGGAAGATTATCTGAAGGTTATTTTTGATTTGGATAAAACCAAAAAAATGGTCCGCGTGAAGGACATCGCCAATAGGCTGGGCGTAAAGATGTCATCAGTGACCAGTATGCTCAAGAAACTAGCGAAGTACGGACTTGTGAGATACAGGAAATACGAATATGTGGAGTTGGAAGAAACGGGAGCGGATTTTGCACAAGAGGTGTGTAAGCGGCATATGATATTGGTACGATTCCTTTCGGATATCTTGACGGTTGATAAGAAAACAGCTGCGAAAGAAGCGTGTAAGATGGAACATTTGATTAGCCTGGAGACCCTTGGCAACCTGAATGATTTTATGAATTTTGTGGAATCCTGCCCCAACGCTCGCGTAAGTTGGCCGGTTCGATTCAAAACCTATCGTGAAAACGGATGCAGACTTGGTATTTGCAAACAGTCAGGTACGAACGCCGCAAAAACATAG
- a CDS encoding DUF4405 domain-containing protein — protein sequence MIKKSTSLTLAFSGLVMLATSIVLYLGPAGHVAHFCPWTCMGLSRHHWGVLHLNSGILFCLAMVVHTWLNWPLLKAYLKRQKSKHANVPLAVSLTLTLYVCVGGYYELPPMGQLLGIARACRMSSIQEYGSPPYGTAVDYPVAHIARYMGWDPKQSTAKLAANHILVQSPKQSLADLARTNQTTIGRILDMMQTDTTGGFHEKN from the coding sequence ATGATCAAAAAAAGTACATCCCTGACCCTTGCCTTTTCCGGACTGGTCATGCTGGCGACCAGCATCGTCCTTTATCTGGGGCCTGCCGGCCATGTGGCGCACTTTTGCCCGTGGACATGCATGGGCCTTTCCCGTCACCACTGGGGAGTTCTTCATCTGAACTCCGGCATTCTCTTTTGCCTGGCCATGGTGGTGCACACATGGCTAAACTGGCCTTTGCTGAAGGCCTATCTCAAAAGACAGAAATCGAAACATGCCAATGTGCCCCTTGCCGTTTCCCTGACCCTCACCCTGTATGTGTGCGTAGGGGGCTATTATGAACTCCCGCCCATGGGCCAGCTTTTAGGGATTGCCAGGGCCTGCCGCATGTCATCCATTCAGGAATATGGATCTCCGCCTTACGGGACTGCCGTCGACTATCCTGTAGCGCACATCGCCCGGTATATGGGGTGGGACCCGAAGCAATCCACTGCAAAACTTGCGGCGAACCATATTCTCGTTCAGTCCCCCAAGCAGTCCCTGGCCGATCTGGCCCGTACCAACCAAACCACCATCGGCCGAATACTGGATATGATGCAAACCGACACAACCGGAGGCTTCCATGAGAAAAACTGA
- a CDS encoding TonB-dependent receptor — protein MRKTDLTTLLFLIFIFVLVRPGFADNSSSEAPDTDPAETAQTVETLDPMVVTAQKRSQNVQDLPGSITLLDAETIEDARIEGMTDISGLTPGLEFRNAGSRRHSFTFMRGIKSIHNQESAMGYYVDGVGYSKSYMFDFPLFGVERIEVLKGPQGTLYGGNTMAGVINVITAEPDNLTCSKLALGLGNYDRAEVKGSVRTPLIADKLFFGLSGLFEQQDEGFMENDVEADGDEGRHSKGGSGRFKLKFLPTDDLDVTLSIDGQSYDEGAFPLRRTARNAFVKNGIFQADPEYHYSHDFEGTADTDFWGANLNINYAFPFATLVSITGHRDYRVDEMVDSDFSPLDMTRLHYVQEDKSFTQELRLVSPESDDMLQWLAGLYYFSNDAENRTTNYFRSAMVGNPNNPFGTDTGNRLIISDGTTEGMAVFGQGTYRFLEQFDFTLGLRYEYQDAEMNWTQENSPDHDTATTLAYPTADNDFDALLPKASLAWHMTANHMVYATFSGGFRGGGFNKVSPEENRAFDEETNWMYEIGTKLSFLEKRIFVNLSGFYMDIEDEQIARFDTDLNSAYNVNAGESHRLGIEMETRYTPVSGLDFIAGFTVLEAEYDSYSDAALGTDYSGNQVFNVPNFSGNIGVQYRRPLYGQWDFMGRVDVIGIGKRYMDDANEVEEGSYALVNAKAGIEGEHLDIYLWSDNLFDRHYIVFENTSKGITEDGAPLTVGATVSYRF, from the coding sequence ATGAGAAAAACTGACCTCACGACCCTTTTGTTCCTCATCTTCATTTTCGTTCTTGTCCGACCCGGGTTTGCCGACAACTCCTCCTCCGAGGCGCCGGACACCGATCCGGCGGAAACGGCGCAAACCGTCGAGACGCTGGACCCGATGGTCGTAACCGCCCAGAAACGATCCCAGAACGTCCAGGATCTACCGGGCAGCATCACCCTACTGGATGCCGAAACCATCGAGGATGCCCGTATCGAAGGTATGACGGATATCTCCGGCCTAACGCCCGGCCTTGAATTTCGCAACGCGGGAAGCCGACGGCACAGCTTTACCTTCATGAGAGGAATCAAAAGCATTCACAACCAGGAATCGGCCATGGGTTACTATGTAGACGGTGTCGGCTACTCCAAATCATATATGTTCGACTTCCCGCTGTTTGGCGTCGAGCGGATCGAGGTGCTCAAAGGCCCCCAGGGCACCCTGTACGGCGGAAACACCATGGCCGGGGTCATCAATGTGATCACGGCCGAACCGGACAACCTTACCTGCAGCAAGTTGGCACTCGGTCTCGGCAACTATGATCGGGCTGAAGTTAAAGGGTCCGTGCGCACGCCTCTGATAGCAGACAAGCTCTTTTTCGGATTGTCCGGCCTTTTCGAGCAGCAGGATGAAGGGTTCATGGAAAACGATGTCGAAGCCGACGGAGATGAAGGCCGTCATTCGAAAGGCGGATCCGGCCGTTTCAAGCTCAAGTTTCTCCCCACGGACGATCTGGACGTCACTCTGAGCATCGACGGGCAGAGCTATGACGAAGGGGCTTTTCCTCTGCGCCGAACCGCCAGAAACGCATTTGTAAAAAACGGCATCTTTCAGGCCGATCCCGAGTACCATTATTCTCACGATTTTGAGGGTACCGCTGATACCGATTTCTGGGGTGCGAACTTGAACATCAACTATGCCTTTCCTTTTGCCACCCTGGTCTCCATCACCGGACATCGGGACTATCGGGTGGATGAGATGGTTGACTCGGATTTCAGCCCTCTGGATATGACCCGATTGCATTATGTCCAAGAGGATAAAAGCTTTACCCAGGAACTTCGTCTGGTGTCGCCCGAATCGGACGACATGCTCCAATGGCTGGCTGGCCTCTATTATTTCAGCAACGATGCAGAAAACCGTACCACCAATTACTTTCGGTCCGCCATGGTCGGCAATCCCAACAATCCGTTCGGGACCGATACCGGCAACCGCTTGATTATTTCTGACGGCACCACCGAAGGCATGGCCGTATTCGGCCAGGGGACCTATCGTTTCCTGGAACAATTCGATTTCACCCTGGGGCTACGCTATGAATATCAGGATGCCGAAATGAACTGGACGCAAGAAAATTCCCCGGATCACGATACGGCCACGACCCTGGCATACCCGACCGCCGATAACGATTTCGATGCGCTGCTGCCCAAGGCCAGTCTGGCTTGGCATATGACAGCCAACCACATGGTCTATGCGACCTTTTCCGGCGGGTTCAGGGGCGGTGGATTCAACAAGGTGTCCCCGGAGGAAAATCGCGCATTCGATGAGGAAACCAATTGGATGTACGAAATCGGCACTAAGTTGAGCTTTCTGGAGAAGAGGATCTTCGTGAACCTGTCCGGGTTTTACATGGATATTGAAGACGAGCAGATCGCCCGGTTCGATACGGACCTCAACTCCGCATATAACGTCAATGCCGGAGAATCCCACCGGTTGGGCATCGAGATGGAAACCCGCTACACACCAGTTAGCGGGTTGGATTTCATCGCCGGTTTTACCGTTCTGGAAGCGGAATATGACAGCTACTCCGACGCGGCCCTGGGGACCGACTACTCGGGCAACCAGGTTTTCAATGTGCCCAATTTCTCGGGAAACATCGGGGTTCAATACCGGCGCCCGCTATACGGCCAATGGGACTTCATGGGACGCGTGGACGTCATCGGAATCGGTAAACGGTATATGGACGATGCCAACGAGGTCGAGGAGGGCTCCTACGCGCTGGTCAATGCGAAAGCCGGTATCGAAGGCGAGCACCTGGACATCTACCTTTGGTCGGACAACCTGTTCGATCGCCACTATATTGTGTTCGAAAATACCAGCAAAGGCATTACCGAGGACGGCGCACCCCTGACCGTTGGGGCAACGGTCAGTTATCGGTTTTAG
- a CDS encoding AraC family transcriptional regulator, whose translation MADDQTSKTNPVVSSPLPLKDTRAILSQGSSWAYRIQDGFWVSRLDIESGKNLRLEYEKDQPALNFGFILSGNYINCFKAPGLNGKEFSNHAGTSGISYLSRQEGVLVIPAGTHVHLVHIHLSLPVFHDLFHMEENSVPRGLQPILNGPVERSYAFRAGMSPEVRSVLDRMVRGPLPGAPARLFYQGIALDLIAGQIARANSCLPNRKKMSCGDQDRVMHARDLLTQDLVSPPCLKELSRKVGINMNKLQQGFHRLYGVSVFKYLQHYRMQEANRLFHETDMNVSQAAAAVGYTNISHFSSAYKKHFNILPKKHILGIRDFLTVMPES comes from the coding sequence ATGGCAGATGACCAAACCTCCAAAACGAATCCCGTCGTCAGCAGCCCCTTGCCCTTAAAAGACACGCGGGCAATCCTTTCCCAGGGGAGCAGTTGGGCGTATCGCATTCAGGACGGATTCTGGGTCAGCCGTCTGGATATCGAATCCGGCAAAAATCTCAGGCTGGAATACGAGAAAGATCAGCCTGCCTTGAATTTCGGCTTCATCTTGTCCGGAAATTATATCAATTGCTTCAAGGCTCCCGGCCTCAACGGAAAAGAATTCTCAAATCATGCGGGAACCAGCGGCATCTCATATCTCTCCCGTCAGGAAGGCGTGTTGGTCATTCCTGCCGGGACCCATGTCCACCTGGTTCACATCCATCTGTCCCTGCCGGTTTTTCATGATCTCTTCCATATGGAAGAAAATAGCGTTCCCCGGGGACTTCAACCCATTTTAAACGGTCCGGTTGAACGGTCCTACGCATTCAGGGCCGGCATGTCCCCGGAGGTCCGGTCAGTTCTGGACCGGATGGTGAGAGGGCCTTTGCCCGGGGCCCCGGCCCGCCTGTTTTATCAGGGGATCGCTCTTGATCTGATCGCCGGACAGATTGCACGGGCCAATTCCTGCCTTCCCAATCGTAAAAAAATGAGTTGCGGCGACCAGGACCGGGTGATGCATGCCCGAGATCTCCTTACTCAGGATCTTGTCTCGCCGCCGTGCCTGAAGGAGCTCTCCAGAAAGGTCGGGATAAACATGAACAAACTCCAGCAGGGGTTTCATCGGTTATATGGTGTTTCGGTATTCAAATATCTGCAACACTACCGGATGCAGGAGGCCAATCGGCTCTTCCATGAAACCGATATGAATGTCAGCCAGGCAGCCGCCGCTGTGGGTTATACCAATATCAGCCATTTCAGCAGTGCCTATAAGAAGCATTTTAACATCCTTCCCAAGAAACACATTCTGGGCATCAGGGACTTTTTAACCGTGATGCCTGAATCTTGA
- a CDS encoding IS3 family transposase (programmed frameshift) produces the protein MSKKKRKTYNREFKKEAVALITDKGYSVAEASRNLGVEYSVLRRWKMQLADDPQNAFPGKGRQKADDQEVRNLQKELERVKEERDILKKALALLCGGSEMKFQFISDHRETFKVGRMCALLNVSPSGFYAWLNRPESRRIIENRALENRIRVLHAASHGIYGSPKIHRDLTDEGIRCGKNRVARIMREAGIRSRTKKKFKVTTNSRHNLPVAPNLLNQEFTVDAPDRTWVGDITYIHTQEGWVYLAVLIDLFNRKVVGWSASPRMTRQLTIDALQMALDHRRPDPGLMHHSDRGSQYASGDYQKLLTKHQMICSMSRKGNCYDNAVAESFFRLLKTEWVNHHRYLSRSEAISSLFYYIEIFYNRKRRHSVLDYATPQEYENFPFAA, from the exons TTGTCAAAGAAAAAACGAAAGACTTACAACCGTGAATTTAAGAAGGAGGCCGTGGCACTGATCACCGACAAGGGATACAGCGTTGCCGAAGCCTCCCGGAATCTGGGTGTCGAATACAGTGTCCTGCGCCGCTGGAAAATGCAGTTGGCCGATGATCCCCAAAATGCCTTTCCCGGTAAAGGGCGGCAAAAAGCTGATGACCAGGAAGTTCGCAATCTCCAAAAGGAACTGGAGCGGGTAAAAGAGGAACGTGACATCTTAAAAAAAGCACTGGCCT TACTTTGCGGAGGATCAGAAATGAAATTTCAATTCATCTCTGACCACCGGGAGACGTTCAAGGTAGGCCGCATGTGTGCGTTGCTTAATGTCTCCCCCTCTGGATTTTACGCCTGGCTCAATCGACCGGAGAGCCGCCGGATCATCGAAAACCGGGCTTTAGAGAATAGAATACGTGTCCTTCACGCCGCCAGCCACGGTATTTACGGGTCGCCCAAAATTCACCGGGATCTTACCGACGAAGGCATTCGTTGTGGCAAAAACCGCGTAGCCCGGATAATGCGTGAAGCTGGCATCCGGTCTCGTACAAAAAAGAAATTCAAAGTCACGACCAACTCCCGGCACAACCTGCCGGTGGCTCCCAACCTGTTGAATCAGGAGTTCACCGTAGATGCTCCGGACCGCACCTGGGTCGGCGATATCACCTACATTCATACCCAGGAAGGGTGGGTGTATCTGGCCGTTCTGATTGATCTGTTCAACCGCAAGGTGGTCGGCTGGTCCGCCTCACCCCGGATGACCCGACAATTGACCATCGATGCGTTGCAAATGGCGCTGGATCATCGACGCCCTGACCCGGGATTAATGCACCACTCAGATCGGGGCAGCCAGTACGCTTCTGGAGATTACCAGAAACTGCTCACTAAACATCAGATGATTTGCAGCATGAGCCGCAAGGGAAACTGCTATGACAACGCGGTTGCGGAAAGTTTCTTCCGCCTGCTGAAAACCGAGTGGGTGAATCATCACCGGTACCTCAGCCGGTCAGAAGCGATCAGCAGCCTATTTTACTATATCGAAATCTTCTACAATCGAAAAAGACGTCACTCTGTGCTTGATTATGCAACGCCGCAAGAATACGAAAATTTCCCCTTTGCGGCTTAA
- a CDS encoding BTAD domain-containing putative transcriptional regulator, with product MLTKVTAPKLKKNLLIRKRLFKRLDKADNESAIWLAGPAGSGKTSLIASYLSEKRIPASWYQIDPGDNDISNFFYYLNQAAAPLLNPKNPPLPLLTPEYSTGVDTFVATYFERLFQRLQPPRWLVLDNFQEIQNNSSLAQRLASIIASIPSEFKLVVISRHNPWPSMARLRANQVLKMIGGRDLALSIDECRRLKRVLDCDWSEKAIAEVHRLTKGWMAGLILLSLHSSFNPESQNRLAEIQPTSVFDYFAAEVFKNCDSLTQQFLCQTAVLPHMTAETAQRLTSMDAKAIIARLQHRNFFLEQRQAEPPGYQYHPLFRDFLIQMASRLIGPDALKEIMNRGAEIMAEQGLGREAVSLYHKAENFQSMAEYILSQAPVLVAQGRTNTLNRWIDGFPDDRMHAYPWLLFWKGVCLAHIHPVEGKALFIQAYEAFVAGEDLLGRVFSWSALIQVFLMARDTFEDLDRWIGEGQHLETLIPENMGPDILGRFYASFLFSLSLRNLGHPEFFRIQQRCEHLLTLCTDNQVLDALGSYLSMSYVWMGQTNRMGILLKLSKPLMMHPDAPPVAKVNFLAVSSFYSIMVGDWDSARQAIEQYFALSEKSGIRVYDFNVHGWASYKGVLTGDARLLQEHLEGMERLLSPSAVWDSGQYHYTMALAALLTKDFSLCRFHLDECRKIADYAGTPNPMGLSRVLEATFFIVQNDFKKAIEAIDCISRINVSQHTGHVFFLKELVLADCALAQNRKAEMIAHLKAALSDAAQNGIMMPLGLSRERLANLLSEAIGADIETDTATAMIHRFQLVPSPADLIGEKWPWPIKLVTLGRFDIFLDDERLAISGKTPKKPLELLKLLVCKNGGSIDREAVMDRLWPEADGDRAVQNINTTLHRLRKLLGRDDSIVLKHGRLSLNPELCWVDAWHFEAMFDKAKSDRDLESRIDMLSRAIDLYAGPFSGEHDDSESGIWYAQRLRNAWMDAVLTTGQWYMENNRIERSKDLFQRSLAIDDTVEPFYRELMALLYDQGRLAEAKLVSNRCRHVLSKRGLLPADDTMALFNKLQTERSKSNPKK from the coding sequence ATGCTAACCAAGGTCACGGCTCCAAAGCTTAAGAAGAATTTACTGATCCGCAAACGGCTGTTCAAGCGCCTGGATAAAGCCGATAACGAATCGGCGATCTGGCTCGCGGGACCCGCCGGTTCGGGAAAGACATCCCTGATTGCCAGTTATCTGAGTGAAAAGCGGATCCCTGCAAGTTGGTATCAAATCGATCCCGGAGACAACGATATCTCCAACTTCTTTTATTATCTCAACCAGGCGGCGGCACCGCTTCTCAACCCCAAAAATCCACCCCTGCCACTGCTGACACCGGAATATTCGACGGGTGTCGATACGTTTGTCGCTACCTATTTTGAAAGACTTTTTCAGCGACTACAGCCGCCGAGATGGCTTGTTCTGGACAATTTTCAAGAAATTCAAAACAATTCATCGCTGGCTCAACGATTGGCCAGCATCATCGCGAGTATTCCGTCGGAATTCAAGCTGGTGGTAATCAGTCGTCACAATCCATGGCCGAGCATGGCCCGGCTTCGTGCCAACCAGGTATTGAAAATGATTGGAGGCAGGGATCTGGCTTTATCGATAGACGAATGCCGGCGGTTAAAGCGGGTTCTGGACTGTGATTGGTCGGAAAAAGCGATCGCCGAGGTTCATCGTCTCACTAAAGGATGGATGGCTGGCCTGATTTTGCTGTCCCTGCATTCATCTTTTAACCCGGAATCGCAAAATCGACTGGCTGAAATTCAGCCGACCAGCGTTTTCGATTATTTCGCCGCCGAGGTGTTTAAAAATTGCGATTCCCTGACCCAACAGTTTCTGTGCCAGACTGCGGTCCTGCCCCACATGACAGCCGAGACGGCGCAACGGTTGACCTCAATGGACGCGAAAGCGATCATCGCACGTCTGCAGCATCGAAACTTTTTCCTGGAACAACGGCAGGCGGAACCGCCCGGATATCAGTACCATCCGTTGTTCCGCGATTTCCTGATACAGATGGCCTCACGATTGATTGGCCCCGATGCCTTGAAGGAAATCATGAACCGTGGGGCTGAGATCATGGCGGAACAGGGCTTGGGAAGGGAGGCCGTCAGCCTGTACCACAAAGCCGAAAATTTCCAATCGATGGCCGAGTATATTCTCTCCCAGGCACCAGTGCTGGTGGCTCAGGGACGAACCAATACGTTAAACCGATGGATAGATGGTTTCCCAGACGATCGAATGCATGCCTACCCCTGGCTCCTTTTCTGGAAGGGGGTTTGTTTAGCGCACATTCACCCCGTGGAAGGGAAGGCGCTTTTCATTCAGGCATACGAGGCATTTGTTGCCGGTGAGGACCTGTTGGGACGGGTATTCAGCTGGTCGGCCCTGATTCAGGTATTTCTGATGGCAAGAGATACCTTCGAGGATTTGGATCGGTGGATCGGTGAAGGGCAGCATTTGGAAACGTTGATCCCCGAAAATATGGGACCCGATATCCTCGGCCGCTTTTACGCATCCTTCCTTTTCTCACTTTCGTTACGCAATTTGGGGCACCCGGAGTTTTTCCGCATCCAGCAGCGCTGCGAACACCTGTTAACGCTCTGTACCGACAATCAGGTGCTGGACGCACTCGGATCCTATCTGAGTATGTCCTATGTCTGGATGGGGCAAACGAACCGCATGGGCATTTTGCTGAAGCTTTCCAAACCGCTGATGATGCACCCGGATGCACCACCCGTGGCGAAAGTGAACTTCCTTGCCGTCAGCAGTTTTTATTCCATCATGGTCGGGGATTGGGACAGCGCCCGACAAGCAATTGAGCAATACTTTGCGCTTTCCGAAAAGTCCGGCATCCGTGTCTACGATTTTAACGTGCATGGCTGGGCATCATACAAGGGTGTTCTGACTGGCGACGCCCGGCTGTTACAAGAACATTTGGAAGGGATGGAGCGCCTGTTGTCACCCAGTGCCGTCTGGGACTCGGGACAATATCATTACACTATGGCACTGGCTGCACTTCTTACCAAGGATTTCTCCCTCTGCCGGTTTCACCTGGATGAGTGCAGAAAAATTGCCGACTACGCTGGTACGCCGAATCCCATGGGGTTGAGTCGTGTATTGGAGGCAACCTTTTTCATCGTGCAAAATGACTTCAAAAAGGCGATTGAAGCCATCGATTGTATTTCACGGATCAATGTGTCGCAACATACCGGGCATGTCTTCTTTTTAAAGGAGCTTGTTCTCGCGGACTGCGCGTTAGCGCAAAACCGTAAAGCGGAAATGATCGCCCATTTAAAAGCAGCCCTCTCGGATGCGGCTCAGAATGGAATCATGATGCCGTTGGGCCTCAGTCGTGAACGCTTGGCCAACCTGCTTTCCGAAGCGATTGGCGCGGATATCGAGACGGATACGGCAACCGCAATGATCCACCGGTTCCAACTGGTGCCTTCCCCGGCAGATCTCATTGGCGAAAAATGGCCATGGCCGATCAAGCTGGTTACCCTGGGGCGTTTCGATATTTTTCTCGACGATGAACGCCTTGCCATCTCGGGGAAGACACCCAAAAAGCCTCTGGAACTGTTGAAGCTGCTGGTATGTAAAAATGGCGGAAGCATTGATCGCGAGGCGGTGATGGATCGCCTCTGGCCGGAGGCGGATGGCGACCGGGCAGTTCAAAACATCAACACGACACTGCACCGTCTGCGAAAGTTGTTGGGCCGAGACGACAGCATCGTTTTGAAACATGGCCGCCTGTCCCTCAATCCGGAACTGTGCTGGGTCGATGCCTGGCATTTCGAAGCCATGTTCGACAAGGCGAAATCGGATCGGGACCTCGAAAGCCGGATCGATATGCTGTCCCGTGCAATTGATCTATATGCCGGTCCTTTTTCCGGAGAACATGACGATAGCGAATCGGGAATCTGGTATGCCCAACGACTGAGAAACGCGTGGATGGATGCAGTTTTGACTACAGGCCAATGGTACATGGAAAACAACCGGATCGAACGATCGAAGGACCTGTTTCAGCGATCGCTGGCCATCGACGATACGGTCGAGCCCTTTTATCGGGAATTGATGGCGTTGCTCTACGACCAGGGCCGTTTGGCCGAGGCAAAACTGGTTTCCAACCGCTGCCGACACGTGTTGTCCAAAAGGGGGTTACTGCCGGCAGACGACACCATGGCCCTTTTCAATAAACTGCAAACGGAACGGTCAAAATCCAACCCAAAAAAGTAA
- a CDS encoding aminotransferase class I/II-fold pyridoxal phosphate-dependent enzyme, whose product MTRFARLDRLPPYVFATVNQIKMEARRAGEDIIDLGMGNPDIGTPQHIVDKLTEASQNPRNHRYSASMGITKLRLAISDWYKRRYDVDIDPETEAIVTIGVKEGMSHLILVTIRPGDVVFAPNPTYPIHPYSSIISGGDVRGIPAGPDQDFFENLIQATKQTWPRPKILVLSYPHNPTTELVDLDFFQRVVDFAKENDIMVIHDFAYADLTFDGYEAPSFMQAKGAKDVGVEFFSMSKSYSMAGWRVGFCVGNPETIFALKRIKSYLDYGIFQPIQIASIIALNGPQDCVAEIRDTYKSRRDALISGLSRAGWEIESPKGTMFVWAKIPDQYLSMGSVEFSKFLIREAQVAVSPGLGFGEYGDDYVRFALIENNMRISQAVRGIRKVL is encoded by the coding sequence ATGACGCGTTTTGCCAGGCTGGATCGTCTGCCGCCATATGTATTTGCCACCGTCAATCAGATCAAGATGGAGGCCCGACGTGCCGGGGAAGACATCATCGATCTGGGTATGGGCAACCCGGATATCGGCACGCCCCAGCATATTGTCGACAAGCTCACCGAGGCCTCCCAGAACCCCCGGAACCATCGCTATTCGGCTTCCATGGGGATTACCAAACTGCGCTTGGCCATCAGCGACTGGTACAAGCGCCGGTACGACGTGGACATCGATCCGGAAACCGAAGCCATCGTCACCATCGGCGTCAAGGAGGGTATGTCCCACCTGATCCTGGTGACCATCCGCCCCGGAGACGTGGTGTTCGCCCCCAATCCCACTTATCCCATTCACCCTTACTCTTCCATCATCTCCGGTGGCGACGTGCGGGGCATACCGGCGGGGCCGGACCAGGATTTCTTCGAAAACCTGATCCAGGCCACCAAACAGACCTGGCCGCGCCCCAAGATCCTGGTGCTCAGTTATCCCCACAATCCCACCACCGAGCTGGTGGACCTGGACTTTTTCCAGCGGGTGGTGGATTTCGCCAAGGAAAACGACATCATGGTCATCCATGATTTTGCCTACGCCGATTTGACCTTCGACGGCTACGAGGCGCCCAGTTTCATGCAGGCCAAAGGCGCCAAGGATGTGGGGGTGGAGTTTTTCTCCATGTCCAAGAGCTACTCCATGGCCGGGTGGCGGGTGGGCTTTTGCGTGGGCAACCCGGAAACGATTTTTGCTTTAAAGCGCATCAAGAGCTACCTGGACTATGGCATTTTCCAGCCCATCCAGATCGCCTCCATCATTGCTCTGAACGGCCCTCAGGATTGTGTGGCCGAAATCCGGGATACCTACAAATCCCGGCGTGACGCGTTGATTTCCGGGCTTTCCCGCGCCGGATGGGAAATCGAAAGTCCCAAGGGCACCATGTTCGTATGGGCCAAGATTCCGGATCAATACCTTTCCATGGGGTCGGTGGAATTTTCCAAATTTCTCATCCGCGAGGCCCAGGTGGCCGTATCCCCGGGCCTGGGCTTCGGCGAATATGGCGACGACTATGTTCGTTTCGCCCTGATCGAGAACAATATGCGCATCAGCCAGGCCGTCAGAGGCATCCGCAAAGTTTTATAG